CAACTGGGTGCATCACACTGTGGCCTTTCTGTCGTGGATTTCCAAGCGCAAAGATTGTATAAATCAAACTGGTGGATAATAAAGTTGCAGATGACTCACTGACTTCCCTTCCCAGTGTCGCACCTCTCTCGCCATCTCCCCGTCCGTGAGCAGCAATCTGGGGAGGCCGATGGGTCTGAGCCCCTCCTGTCACCTCTGTTTCCCCCTTCCCAGGTTGAAGGGAATGGATTAGGGATGGCGTGGCTTGTAGAACTGGATGACTTAAGCGGGAGTTAAGCAAGAGGGAGGTGGCACCGGCAGGGGTGATGGTGGAAGAGCCAGGCAAAGCTATGCTGTAGcctggcggggggtgggtgggggtggagagagagagtgtgtgtttgAAGGTCAAGAGGTCAAGGATCTGTTTGGTAGAGAAAAAaatggtggggaggagggtggtcaGGGAGATGGGCGACCCCTGTGGGAGAGTCTGGGCCGGCACAGTCCCTTAGAGTCTGCCTTGCCTTCCCCATTCTTGGGAGAAGTCAGTCATTTCAGTGAGTCCGGTAATATCCTCTCCATGCGTACCAGGGCTAAGTCCTATTTCCTACCCCTATCCCAggccccttcctctcctcacaTCTTTATCTGCACAACCCTTGATCACTCATCCCAAAGATATTCTTggtctccctccccactccctccagaCCAGTGTGACACTGTGCAGCAGGCATGGCAGGGGCATGAAATGAGGGATGGGGCTAGGGCAGTGACCCAGGTCTGCTCACTGCCCCAGCCCTGTCCCCATCTTATCCCGCCAGGTTCTCAGGGCCCTTGGCCGTGGCTGGAACTCAGGGCCCGCTGGCGGGCTGCTTCACGGTTGGCACAGAGGGCCTGGCCGATGAGATACTCGCTCTCCTGGGCGATACCTGACAGGCGCAAATCAAACTTCAGGAGGGTCTTGTTGTCTGACATGCCTTCTAGAAGCTGCTTCCCGCCATCCTGGTTCAGGAATACAAAGGAAAGCATCACTTTCCGCCACTACCCAGGATCACACACGCGGGTGTGTACGCACATACACATGTTTATACAGATGTGACTGAAACAACAGGTTCACAAAACAATTCTTAACCTATTTGTGTGGCACTGACATTTTCTATCctattctatcctgttccatcctATTCCCGGAGAAAAATGGTGCTCAAAGTTCACTAAATTGATTTTTCAACCCCAGTGGTTTGAAAATCATGGCGCTATGTCAGTGATGGTGATTCCGCTCCTCTGGTTCAGCCATGAGCACGTGAGACAAATCTGGCTTGTGAGATATGAGGAGGAAGTCTGGAGGGAGTGACTTCTGGGAAGTTTCTCctcataaaagagaacaaaagagagtaGTGGTCTCCCTTTTTCTGCCTCTGAGCGTGGCCCAATGGAAAATGCAGCCACCATCTTGGGCTCATGAGAGTCGCACAAGAGAGGACGTGGCTGTGTGGTTAGGTGGGCAGAGCAGAGGACGGTGCTGAGCCAAGGATCTCACCAACCCCAGAGCCCCCTTCCCCCAGGCTTCTGATTATGGGACACAATGAATATTCCTCTTGTTTAAGCCATTTCCCGATTAAGCTTTCTGTTACTTGTAGCCAAGAGCGCCCCCTCTGGAGACAGTGTCTATGTGAGTAAGACTGTCCTCGGGGGAGGTTTGGTAGAGGGTGCAGGGCCCTAACTGGAGTACATGGAGGGCTGTCCTCGCTAGTTCCTACAGCTCCAGCCCCTTCTGGGTTGGGTGGGCCAGGCCTAATGTGAAAAATTCCACATTGGGAGGCAGAATGCTGCTCTTCTAAGGTTGTGATCCAACAGCGTGTTGCAAAGTCAATTCAATGGGTCACagagcatttttgtttttaatgaagccGTGTACATTATAAAGGAAATCATCAGTATACATCACAAGCAGTACAAGTAACTTTCAATTCTGTTATATTGATGTATACGTTCACTAGGTGTTCATGTTAATTGCATTTGTTACTCTGAGACTTGGTCAAGATTTGAAAGACATTGTCTATTGGAAAGGATCCAGGCTTTCAACCTGACTGGATGCTCTCGGGCAACTCACTAACCTCTCTGAGGTTCAGTTTTCCGTCTGTAAAGTGGGGTTAAGAATACACATTTTACTAGATAACTGCGAGGGTTAAAGAACAACGAATGGATACTGGGTGCCTAGCATAGGCACCCAGTATCCATACTATAGAACCCCGAGTAATAGTAACAGCTAGCAGTTACTGAGGACCTAGCCAGTGCCTGCAATGAATAACTGCTTTACAAgcataactcatttaatcctcccagtaaCAACACTTAGaagtagatgctattattattcccattttacagaggaggagatggaggccccaaaaggttaagtaacttaaccAAGTgctaaatggcagagctgggctgaTAACCGGGTAAAGGCTGTGATCCTAACAATTATCCTCTACGTACCCCACAGCAATCGGATTCCACTCCCGCCTCCCAAGGCCCCAGGGCCTCCCCTTGGCCCTGCCTGTCCCGTAAGCGGTGGCTCACCAGCCCGATGTGGTTGCAGGACAGGTTGATGCTAGTGAGCGTGGTGTTGACGGACAGCACCTGGGAGAGGAGCGTGGCAGTGGGCTCGGACAGCTCGTTGCCCCCGAGGTGCAGTGTGGTGAGGCACTTGTTGGTCTGCAGGGCGTGGGCGAGCGCCTGGCCGCCCTCATCCTCGATGCAGTTGAGGCGCAGGCTGAGGGAGACGAGGTTGCTGTTGTGCGCCAGGGCGTGAGCCAACGACTGGGCGCCGGGCGCGCGCACCTGGTTGTTGGCGAGGTTGAGCACGCGCAGGCGGCTGTGGCCCAGCAGCTTGGCGGCGGCGCGCGCGCCCCGGTCTCCGATGAGGTTGTGTGACAGGTCCAGCTCCTCTAGGGCCGCGTGGTCCAGGAGGCTGCAGATGAGGATGCGGGCCTTGTCGTCGTCCACCTTGCTTCGGGTCAGCCTGAAGATCTGTGGGCAGGCAGAGGGGCCACAGCACCCTGCAGCCAGGAATcatctgcctgcctgcctgcctcctgcAGGTAGAGGAGGGAGCCCCAGGGAGGAGGAGTTCTTCTCTTTCAAGAACTTGGCTGGGAAGGGGGAGAAAGGTAGAGCGGTAATGGATGAGGGGTTCGGCCACCTGGCTGGCTCTTGGGCAGGGCGGGCCTACCCAGCATGACACAGTGGTGCAGAATTGGCGGCAGCTAGTAGGGGGAAAAGACTACCACTTATTGAGAAATGACTATGTGCTGGGCATGCTGCTAGAACATTCCATAGCCATATCCCTAACCCTCAGCATCCCAGTGAGATGGAACAagttctctccattttacagtagAAAATGGAGGCTTTGAGCGGATACATCATTTGCCCAGAGTCGCACAATGATTAAGCTGTGGAGGCAGGTTTTGAATCCAGGCCTGTTGGATGCCGCAGCCCCTCACTGCACCCTCCTCAGCCAGCTAAGCTCCACCGTGGCAAGGAGAGGAACTCTCTGAAGGAGAGTGCCAGGGTAAGAACCAGGGAGAACGTGGGAAACGTTGAGAAACAGTAAATGGATGGGatgaagagaaaagataaaagaaaggagGTGGGACTAGCATTATGAATATCGGAGGTGGGACCCCTGTCCCTTTGCTTTTCACTGGCTTGGCCcgctgctccctctgccttgaGACCTCTGAGTGAGTGGCTGGCCTCCCCGTCCTTCAGTCCTCTCCTCTCTCTACATCCCTCTTAGCCAGCTCTGAATCTTTTGTCCCTCTTTTTTATTGCCTCTATCTGGCAAAGCTCCACTGTGGATCAACCCCACTCTATCTCCTGTATGTCTGGGCCCAAGCAACTGACATGATGGAAAACGTCACATCACAGGACTGGCTGGTATCACTGGAACCACCAATAGGCCCTCAGTGCTGAGTGCCAACTCAACTCTGCTTCTCTGGACAATATACTCTCTCATAATCTACAACAACAACGATTTCAACCTTCTCCAGCCCCTCACCCTACAGCCTGAGGTGGGTCTCCTCAGCCATTGAGTAGGAACCCTTTCTTTTCCTAATCCCAAACATAAATCCACTGCAACCCACCACATccactctcccctctgcctggagccaACCGCCCTACCTCACCTCTAGACCCCATTCTTCCTGTCTTCTCAGGAACCTTCCTTGGTCAATGAACCTGTGCCTCTCTCCTGTACTCAGCTCCTTTCTTGCAATTGGGTGGAGCTTTacattggtttcattttttacttttgttttttttatttttcattattttattgaagtatagttgatttataatgttgtgttagtttctggtatacagcaaagtgattctttttcatattcttttccattatggtttgttacaggatattgaatatagtttcctgagctatacagtaggaccttatctattttatatataatagtgtgtatctgttaatcccaaactcctaatttatccctcccacaccccttctcctttggtaaccataagtttgttttcaatgtctgtgagtctatttctgtcttgtaaatatcttgtatcatattttagattccacatataagtgatatcatatggtatgtctttgtttgacttacttcacttagcatgataatctctaggtccatccatgtagctgcaaatggcattattttattcttttttatggctaagtagtattccattgtttatatataccacatcttctttattcattcatttaggttgcttccatgtcttggctattgtagacaaTGCaactgtgaacactggggtgcacatatcttttcgaattagagttttctctggatatatgcccaagagtgggactgctgaatcatatggtaactgtatttttaggttttaaaggaacctccatactgttctccacagtggctgtaccaatttacattcccaccagcaatgaatgtaggagtgttctcttttcttcataccctctccagcatttattatttgtagacttttaaatgatggccatgctgactggtgtgaggtgatacctcactgtagttttgatttcatttctctaataattagaaaagttgagcatcttttcatgtgtctgttggccatctgtatgtcttctttggagaaatgtctttttaggtcttctgcccattttttgattgggttgtttttttggttattaagttgtgtgagctgtttgtatattttggaaattaagcccttgttggttgcatcatttgcaaatattttctcccagtctgtaggttgtcttttcattttgtttatggtttcctttgctgtgcaaaagcctatacatttgattatttgtttatttttgtttttatacattgtttTTAAACACATGCAAATTTCTTCTTAAGAAAACCTAACCCCCTCATCTGTTACTGCTCTACCTTTCTCCCCCATTCACAGCCAAGTTCTTGAAAAACCTGATCATGGTCATTCCGTTTCCTCACTTCCCACTCTCTCCATAAACCACTCCAATCTGGCCTCTGCTCCTGGCATTCCATTGACACAGCTTCCACCCAGTGACCTCCAAGTTTGCTAAATCCGGTCCTCAGCTCCATCCCACTTCCCTGCTGCTCACCCCTTTCTTGAAAAGCATCCCTCGGCTCTGGGACACAGTGCTGTGTCCTtcttctctcccacctctgatTTCTTGGCAGGCTCTCTCTCTTCCAACCAGAATATTTGGGACATgcttaaactaaaaaaatattcgttgtgtatctgaaattcaaatttaactggatgtCCTATATTTCTATTTGGTAAATCTGGCAACTCTGTTCGAGttgcaattttacatttatatgattGCTGATTACTGCCTTTTATCCCCACCAGACTGTTAGCTGGAGGGCACAAATGGTATAATTGTGCTCATGATTGAATCTTCAGCACCTAGGACAGGGCCTGGAGTGCAGATGTGTGTTGGATGACTAAATGGCTGGTGAATGGGCAGGGCAGTGCCTTGTGCATCTCTGCATCCCCAGAACCCAGCTTGGTGCAGAGTGCATAAGAGGACACttggtcagggacttccctggtggcgcagtggttaagaatccgcctgccaatgcaggggacacgggtttgagccctggtccgggaagatcccacatgccgaggagcaactaagcccgtgcgccacaactactgagcctgcgctctagggcccatgtgtcgcaactactaagcccgagtgctgcaactactgaagcctgcgtgcctagagcctgtgctccgcaacaaaagaagccaccgcaatgagaagcccacgcaccgcaacgaagagcagcccctgctcactgcaactagagaaagcccgcgcccagtgacgaagacccaacgcagccaaaaaaaaaagaaagaaagaaaaagaacacttgGTCAATGAGCGAGAAGGAAATAGGAGAAGAAGGTGGGGAtacaagaggaagggaagggaagagggaatcAAATCAGAGAGATGCTGAGAATGGCAGGTGGTACCTTGAGCGTGTGGCATGCCTTGACTGTGGCTGCCAGGGAGTGGCAGTCGCGGTAGGTGAAGAGGAAGAGGTTCCACTCGAAGTTCATGCCACAGTCCTTGACACCGTACACCAGGTCCAGCTCCTCCAGGTGGCTCAGGCCAGCCACCAGGTCGCCCAGTTGGTAGTGGCCCATGGCCGGctcctcctccatctctcctTCACTGCTGGAGTCGGACTGATCCCCGCCCCGAAGTGGGGGCGGGAGCTGCACGGGCGGAAGGAACTGATCCACCCGGATCGTGTGCACGTAGTTCCTGCAGAGCGGCAGCAGGCTGAGGATCACCTCGGGGTCCGTGGTGCCGGGGATGAAGTGCTTCAGCAGGTTCTCCAGGTGCAGCTCGAAGAACATGCGCTTCCAGCTGCCGCCGTGCTCGTCCACGTGGCACACGGGCCAGCGTTGCGTGCAGCAGCGGCGCCAGTAGTTCTCATCCTCTATCAGGTTGGCGGTCACAGCCAGCGGCAGGTCGGGGGACAGTTGGTTCAGGACCTTCTTCTGATGCTctgggagcagctgcttcaggataGGGTTGTCTTTGGGAACAGAAATAGGAGTCACAGTGTTGGGGACGCTGCACATGCTACCCTGAGCTGAGCCTGTCTGGGGGCACCCAGGAAAGGGAAGACCCCCCGTCTTTAGGGAAGCCCAGTCTGAGAGAGGAGGCAGACTTTATTCTCAGGGAGGCTCAACCTGAGGAGGGAGATATCACCCCTGACTCTGGGTTGTTCCCAGTTGAAGGTAGATATCTTAGCATTTGGTCTCAGGGAGCTCCCAGTCTGAGGCAGAATCTCAGGTCCAGCCCTCAGTTATTCCTTAATCTAGTAGAGGAGacaatccctgacttcagaggcTCCCAGTTTgatttgattcattcatttcaaaacaaaatgtttttttgagcacctactatgcaccacacactgttctaagtgctgaggatacaagagtgaacaaaacagaggAAGCTGCTCCATCTCATGAGCAGAGGCGACTCTAAACAAGTCAAACGAATGTATTGTAGGTCTGGTGGTGACAAGTGCTGTAGACAAAATGATGGCCCTGTCCTCACAGAGCTCCCCACCTGGTAAGAGAGGTTGGCAACTCATCTTTGAAAAGGATGAACATTTACAGAGACTAAAGTACAGAACAAACCAAGAACCTGTACACGCCATGGAAGACTCCGAGAGAGTGGAGGACGATCAATCAGGtagggctttctggaggaggaggTAGGTATAGCTTGGGCTGGGCTTTGTTGGAGAGAGTGGGACAGTCGAGGAACAGGCATAGGCATGGAGGGCACAGTGTGTGGGGGAGCCTGGTGGGACCTGCAAGTGGGGACGGCCAGAGAAACTGTCTTGgcctctggggaggggggaagggaggtgcTGAGTGGGGATGAGGATGCTGtgtgggagggcaggggctgccccaggacccagctctgagGCCTCACCTCCAGGCAGTCCCCGCCCACTGGGCCCCACTCCTGGCCTTGTCTCCCGACCGAGGCAGGGACAGACTCACTCTGGAAGTTCTTGACAATGTGTTGAATGCAGAGTTCTGTGAGGAGGGGCACAATGGCCACTGACCACTCAGCATCCTCAGCGATGATCCTGCGCATCCGACGTACCCCAGCCCCGGAACTCGGGCCCTTGGACTTCACTGGGGGTGGGATGACAGAGGACTTTGAGGGCTGTGGGCCTGTGCTTGAAGCTTGGCCGGCAGTGAAGGACTGGTCCTGGGTGGAGGTTGAGGACCAGCTGGGGACCGATGGTGGGGGTGTTATCTGGGTTTCCTCCATGCTGGGGACTGACAACACAGGGACAAGTGGCCTCTTGGTGATGGCCTTGTGACAGGGAGTTTCTCAGACAGGCGGGTCCTGGATGCCGGCGGGAACCTGGAGCAAGAGGAAGGGATGGCGTTGTTACTTTGGACGGTCTCGGTGGGCTTTTACCAAGAGACGTAGCAGGGGTGGTTGTTAAGGGTCAGTCTCTGGATTAGAGCAAATCCAGGTGCAAATCCCACTAGCTGGGCGGCTTTGGGCCAGTTACTGAAACTTTCTGAGTTTCAGATGcttcctctgtgaaatgaggataacaaTTACCAATAAGCTGATTGGGAGgagtgaataaaaataatgcatcCAAGGAGGCATAGCATACTGTGACACACAAAACTGTAGCAAGCAACAGCCCCACATTTTAGACAGTAATAGCTGTACAGCAATTACAAGCAATTGCTGTATGCTGGaccctttttttagttttttatgcaTATCggctcatttgattctcacaaaagCCTTTTTGAGATAGGCACTGATAGACTCATTTTTCTGAtgtgaaactgaagcacagagaggttaactgacttgcccaatgtcacaaaGCTTATAAATAACACAGGTGGATTTAAACTCAGTCTATCAAGTTCGGCCAAAAGACTGAGGTATGATAAAGAACCATTTAGTTCAAAACAGCTCCCTGCACTAAGTATTTTACAGAACAGCAATGGCCTGACCAGGAGGATGGGGTCGAGAACAGCACTGGCCAATAGAAACATACAAATAGAAATGTAATGAATGCcaaaatgcaagccacatatactatttaaaaatttctcgtacagacattaaaaaaggaaagagaaaacaagtgaAATTAGTTTTATGTTTAACCCAATATGAACAAAATATTATCGCTtaaatatgtaatcaatataaaaattattaatgagatattatatatgtatgtatattaagccttcaaaatctgatggctagtggctactgttcTGGGTGGtacaggagagaggggaaggagaaggggaactGGACTCATGCCAGCaccttttcctctaccctctgaGGGGTCCAGCTCAGCCCCCTCCCTTCAATCTCCCCATCCTAGTCTTCCTAGTTGTCCCAGCCTCCGGGCATTCCAGACGGCAGCGGGAAGGAGTGGGAGGCGACAAGGCAGCTAAATCTGGGGCTGAAGTCAGAAGACAGAGAATGTGTCCGGGGCTGCCTCCGCCCCTCCATTTGTCCATTCCTGCACCCTTGCTGCAGGTGTCCCTGCCCCGAGACGGCAGGCGGAACAGGGGCCGCTCGGCCTGGCACACACCTCGTGCTCTGGGTTTGCTCCCTGACTCGATGCACTGTGTAGTGTCCGGTGGGAAGGAACAATCTGAACCAGCAAAGGTGTCCTTGGCAGATGGAGGGGACCAGATGGTGCTCCCTGGTCCTCCAGGCATCTCAAGGAGGAAGAgcctggctctgtgtgtgtgtgtgttacagagagagagaggagggagagagtagAGGCAGGAGGGGGCAGTGTAAGGAAGATACCTAGGTATTTTTGTGGCACACTTATGGAAATCAAATGCAAATTGACAAAACAGATTGGGTCCAGAATTGTGGAATAAGCAGCTGGTGCTTTTTGACTAACGTCCTTCAGAGGGTGTGGCTGGGAGGGGCTGCTGCTTGGAAGCACCAGATGACTTTGCATTTCTGGCTTTGCCaatgacttgctgtgtgaccccggCCAAGTTACTTAGTTTATCTGAgctccagtttccttatctgtaaaaggggataGTAATATCTTCCTATGCAGGCTGTGGTGGAGATTCCCCTGAGGTATTTGAATCATACTGATAATATTTGACAAGAGTACTGGAGGGGGTGCGTGAAGGATAAAGGCGTCCTGAGG
This genomic interval from Lagenorhynchus albirostris chromosome 10, mLagAlb1.1, whole genome shotgun sequence contains the following:
- the TCTE1 gene encoding dynein regulatory complex subunit 5, which gives rise to MEETQITPPPSVPSWSSTSTQDQSFTAGQASSTGPQPSKSSVIPPPVKSKGPSSGAGVRRMRRIIAEDAEWSVAIVPLLTELCIQHIVKNFQNNPILKQLLPEHQKKVLNQLSPDLPLAVTANLIEDENYWRRCCTQRWPVCHVDEHGGSWKRMFFELHLENLLKHFIPGTTDPEVILSLLPLCRNYVHTIRVDQFLPPVQLPPPLRGGDQSDSSSEGEMEEEPAMGHYQLGDLVAGLSHLEELDLVYGVKDCGMNFEWNLFLFTYRDCHSLAATVKACHTLKIFRLTRSKVDDDKARILICSLLDHAALEELDLSHNLIGDRGARAAAKLLGHSRLRVLNLANNQVRAPGAQSLAHALAHNSNLVSLSLRLNCIEDEGGQALAHALQTNKCLTTLHLGGNELSEPTATLLSQVLSVNTTLTSINLSCNHIGLDGGKQLLEGMSDNKTLLKFDLRLSGIAQESEYLIGQALCANREAARQRALSSSHGQGP